caccgaaacagaacgacagcagcggaaaaaggcgatcctagcggagcttcagctccactccacaggcaaaactcaactggggtctgagccttggtcctctaactccatcttcagctcagaagcactacacttctgaaaagggggaaataatagcaagactgagtacaaccaccgtactcagcaagccacaccaacgatgcagatgtgcaaggggatacaaggatggtttgtggctatttgcataaaggcggttgtaaaacattttattgagcaaaacagtaaaactgttgagtaattaaagtaacattaaatctccactgatcaacgctacaccacgttgaacaggcccaaccaacccacctgaactacaatgtattgggtcgatttattaagatgggactaatcacggtgaatctggttgaccgcccataaccgcgggctcggctattcgaatagttttactctgatcagaggtgtacaactgtacccataagacacagccccacgacacgtttccgtgcgccgacatgccaccacgacataccggaaagaggccgtgacaggacccttcgcataaccccctctagccaagcacaccacacctcaggtttcacccccatccccagcgggcaacgggcagtcccctctcgtgcctaggtgaatccggaagcgacagaggccgtcgcagggcccgccccacTCCAttacgcccacccttgcctggatgcgtcgactagaggaaagctacactacaagcccagccgttgcccacgctggcttgtggtaagtatgaTAAGTtctccagggcatcccgcgaaccggtccttaactgccatgggtgcgaccagcaaaaccatgcacccacagcccaccattcagtcgcattttagttggataattacgaccatgaagcatggccagatgtctcgagcacgcagctcatttaGATACTAAAAGGTCTAATACGATAATTaccccatcaactgagctagtggtaattaagcatggctaagcatatagttctagctaggtcacataagtaacatgagctagtcgatttattacccaaggttgacaaagaacagatatcaagtaaacatggcacaagcgagcagataggtaatacccggatcccatgtaattagcaaaacatgcatatttatttgtaaacggtaaaacatttataaattgggatcaacatgctcaaggggaatgtgtgacttgccttgcttcttcaaacaatcttccgaactcttatccttgcgaccgtgatcttccgaaacgacggattctacacgcaggcacgcaaaacgaggaaaaactctaataaaaaccaaggaaacagtacataaaaagtaaacaaacatgtagagctcaattttagatgaattttgcaagttgaatggctcaattcggagttcgaatgaattagatatgaattttagaagttttgagccatttaaatgaatttctagaattattaacgaattatgacgcaattattatttatttttccaaaggaaaagagggttgctgacgtcatcaaaggggaggggcggcgccggcaagcgggccccaccggtcagcggcacaagggcgccggtccaccgtggaccgggaccaccgaggcaGTCCACcaccggtccacgggaaccgacggtccggatcggcccaagccgatcgggcggccaggggcggcgcggctggggcacagcacggcacaaagccggcctagctgagccatggcgcggcggtagcgcggtctccggcgacggcgaccgacgggcggcgcgggagaggtggcacgcatgggcggcggcggcgcacgagatCGACGCGGTGCGacaaggggggtccgggcggcccagacgagcggggcggcggtgcacggccaggtggtcgccggcggcagccaccggcgcggcagcgcgcacgggagacagaggagggaggcaaggagggagaggaggagctcaccaaggacgcggcgacgaggggcggggaaaggcagggagctcggcgtcggcgctcctcgggacgagggcggaacggcggcccggcggcgttccGCGAGCGGgaaccggcggacggcggctggAAGGACCGGCGCGAGGGGAACCGTGTCCCGGCGGGATCCTGGCCGTgaaaagcggcggccgaggtgctcctcggcgctgcgaagcgagcggcggtggcggcgctgcttGGGGTGGTTAGGAGCGGCGCcaagcggcggctggaggtggtaaAAACGGTGGAgagaggtggtgcgcgtggcgacggtgtttcagaggcggggaggggaaatggagcggatGCCGGGGTGCGGTGGGACGCTGCGATGCTATAGGTGGCAGCGGCGCAGTGCGGGGGCGAcggaagcggcgacggcgcgcgactGGAGGGTCGTCGGCGTGTGGCGGCACACGGGAGTGGCGTGGGGAGCTCGAGAGAGCGCGCGGGAGGGGGCAGTGAGTTGGGGAAACGGATGAGGGGAGGTCGGGGTGCATTTTTATAGGCCCCGGAGGGGGAGATCGTGGCCGTGGCAGGCGGCAACGGCCGACGGATGGAgctccggcgacgtgggcgagtgGGGCTCGAACGGCGCCGATTTTTGGGGGGGAAATGGGGAAGAAagtggaggaaggggaggacgtGGGGTGGACCACGTCTGCACGCGCGCGGGAGCGTGGAGGCGCGCGGAGGAAGCGGCGTCGTGGGGTGGCTCaagcggccatggcggcagttggagctggaggaaagggatgacaggtggggtccacgggtcccacctgtcggagagagagggagggagaggccggctgGGGACGCAGAAcggacttgagggagagagagagccgagcgggccgagggaggaggccggcccgagagggagagaaagggggcgcgcgggccgcgggagagaaaggagggattgggccgaaaggggcccaaagagaggaaggaggattttatttgttttctttttattttaattgatgcaatgatctttgtgctattaaaactatttctcgagctccgaaaattcacggaaaatttcggagtacattagggcacaaagaaaaTTACagaatattcccggccaataatttttaaaggaaatttttaattccctcaataattcacttgattaagttgatttaacttttatttaatttctagaaaatgtattaattgatttttattcccgaacgaaaatcggggcgttacagtgCTTGTCTCTCCTTATCCTAACCTCTCCATCACTGCCAATTTCTTCAATTGAGTCATCATATTGACTGTCAACATAAGGGGTTTCATCCCCCTCATCTGCAGCTGGTCTGTCACTAGGGTTGGACCTCTCTACCACAAAGAACACATCATCCAAGATGTCTAACTGTGCTGTCTTAACCTTCTTCTTCACCTCTTTAAAATGCTTCTCTATTTCAACTgtttcttcatcatcatcagaggGCAGTCATCTCCTGGGATGTAATCACTGTCAGTTTCACTTTCAGAGGGTGGCACACTAGCAAGGGGGCAGAATCAGGGTGATAAACCACAAGCATCCTCTCATCTTCATCACATTCTTGCACAGCTTTACCCTTTAGTGCACTTGTATCACCCTGAGCTTCTTGGGTTACTGTTTATTGCACACAATTGCCTTTTATTTGCTCTGGCTCAACATCTGCAGCAATTTCTTCACAATCCTCTTCCTTTTCACCGTCCACCTCCATGTCAGCTTCATAATCACTATCCTTGTCTGAATCATCACATAAGTCCACTATTTCAGGCTCCTCAACGTACACTTATGCAACCCCTCCCTCACAAATGCAGTCTGATATGAATTGGCACACCTTGTCACTCAGTAGAGCACGCATCCCAGTTTGGATATCTTTCCCTAGAAAAAGCCAGTGCAAAAGTGTGCCCTCTAACACCCTGCAGTGCTCACGCAAATGTGCAAAAATCCCACTCAATGTCACCTTCTACCTAGCTACATAAAACAATGCCTCCGCACCACCTACATAGCTCTTTTCCCTTCCTTCTGTCACAAAATCACCCTTCATATGGAACCTCACCACAAGAGTATCAAGCACGTCCATGCCTTCAATAGCCTTATCCTAACATGCAAAATGCAATAAAAAAATGACTTAGCTCCACCCACAATTGTCctaaacatgcaaaaaaaacaaagcacacaTCTTTTCTGCAAGCAAACGAATAAAATAGCCCCAATCTGCACAGATCCAGCAAAAGCACTAACTAAACTACTCCTAATATACACCGACTCCAACACATCATCCTCCTCCACCAAACTTAAATAACGGAATCCTCAATCCCAATACTACCAGCACCAAAAGGCAAAGAAATTTACCTGGCCACTCATTGATTTGTCAGCTGCCCCATGTCGGCCGAGGTTATGCACCGCCGTGCCCTGCACCGATGCCTCCGCACCGCCCCTAGCCTAGCCGGCATCCGCCGTGCCCTGCGAGCGGGCCTCGGCCGCGCCCTGCGCCGGAGCCGGTGGCGTGCTCCCCTcgagccctccgccgccgccagctcgcCCTTCGCCGAGCCCAATGTCGTGCCCCCCGTcgagccctccgccgccgccagctcgcCCTCGAGGTCGCCCGCCGGTTCGCTTAAGCTCGATCTAGGGTTTTCGACTGAGGAGAATGGGAGAAGTGATAATACACGCGCCCTTTTTTCCGTCTCATTTAACCCCACACCAACTGTCGCTCCCAGTCAGCGTGCCACGTCAGACGGTCAATGTGCCAGCTCAGCTAAAACCGCCCTCCATACTGCTATAGGACGAGAATTGActggttttcgtaagttggaggatgggtcatacccggttttgcggtcaaaggacgaaaatcggagtgggcaacaaatagagggacccgagggacccaaagtgaacttattccaatctTAAAAACGTCAACGTTGCAGGCTTCAAAAGCAAATTTTCTCCAATCAACTTGCATAGACTGGCTGGTGGGGCCACGGTCTATAGACCGGGCTTAGCTAATAAGTACTCGGTTTGTTGATTGGTTCGTGCGCGACAGCAAGGGGAAGGATTAGGAAGGAGAAGACGaaggggaaaggaggagaggagcgaAACCCTAGGGCCAGGCAGGCATCTCCCTCCCGGGATCTCGACGCCCAGCAACCGGAAGCCATCGGCATGGCTATGGCGCTGCGCTCTCTCGCCGGGAAGCTCAGGCCGCCGGTGGCAGCCACCCTCCGCCGGgcgccggcgtcgagctcctTCCACCCCGAGGTGTTCTTCGtcttccctccccttctccccctccctcctcctccgtaATTATCTTCATCTTCCCGATTCAATCACCGCACGCTGTTCAATTAGTCCCCGATTCGCGAGCTTTTAGTttcgagggaaaaaaaagtccagccttttttttttcaaaaatgtttAATTTGTCTTGAGAATGATTATAATCAACCACTGAAAATAGACACATCGGTTGGCGCGACGggctattttatttttatagtacGTGTTTACAGACTTTCAGAACGTATCTATGTTAGTTTTCAAGTTTTTATATAACATTTTGGACCTCTAACATAGAGGCTGACATGTAATATCTAATAACAAATATTATTTTCTACATATTCTACATAATGATCATCTAAGATGGTTTTGGGGTTTTGTGGTTTACTTTTAGGACGTCATAAACAGGGCAGTAATattcttaatttattttttcattttatcttttcTAACACATGAAAATTTGCATGCATATGCTTCCTGTGTTCTGTTTAGAACGTAatatttttcacaatttttacGCAGCACATAGTTTAATTCTCATAATATTTATTCACTTTTTTAATTCCCTATTTAACTTCTAGAAGATCAACAGATTTCTAATTATCTTATTATAGAAATTTATTTTGGTAGAATCGgatattttcttttctcctctgCATAATTTTTACTCGGGATGTGTAAAAATCACATAATTTACCTAATAGAGGTGCATACACATTTGATTTAGCACAATTTAGTTTGATATATGCACATGAATTACATAGAAAGTTTTACTTTGATGCCCACAAACCTCATGACATAGCAAAATTTAGTACTTGATAAAATTAGTTGCGGGTGACCTATCAAGCAGAAGGCAACCCTCTTGCTGTTTTTTGTTCTTTCCTCGGttcattttatttctttttggttCACATTTTTAATCTTATTTTTAGCTTTCCTTCGCTTTGATCTCTAAGTATAGAGGCTGTGCATAGATGGAAAATTTGGTTTTTCTTCTTCGAGGGTGAATctttattttctctcttttttctacAACATTCTAATAGTTGGCACTAAAGAAGACTATTTTTATGCAAAGGAAATAATAGATCTATTTCAATCCCACCAGAATGGGAAGCTCTGGAAGTTGTTAATgtacttgctttttttttttgccttttttaccTTGCTTCCAGATTGTGGAATATAATAGAGGGAATAGACACATGTCAACATATTATTGCACACCAAATCAACCAATCAGCTTGCAGTGTTTCTGCCAGCGtttgatagatagatagatagattgattgATTCAATGTGACTGTAGTGCATACGTATACCTGTAGAGTTATTTATGCATCCTGCGAAAAAGAATATatcttttaatttgctaaaaaaaattatgaacttTTTAAATTCACGGTGAAATACTAACAGGCAATTTGATTTTGTTTCTTACTTTGATGGTATTGTAGGAGAAGCTGAGCAGCATGACATCTTCTAAGACTAAAACTCCTGTTGATGACAACTGTTTTGAATTGCTTGGGGACAAGTATTTTGAAGAGCGGTCTCGGATTTTTGCCCAATTGGTTAAGGAAGATGCACGGTACTATATAACAGGCAACCTAATTCCTTATACTTTCGTGTGCGATATACTCCCAACTAGTGGCATCCATGTGCTAACTAACACCTATTCACATCTTCTTTTTGCAAGGCGCACGGAGGAGCAGATCGCTGCATACAAGAAGCTGAAGAGGGCAATGGTTGCTTCTAGCTTGGGCGCAGCGATTGGAATTTTTGCCCTTCTCATCAGATATAACGAGTAGTATATCTGATACTGTTGTCTAGTACTAGTCTCTTGAGTTTTAGATGATCACCAGCTGGCCTAGTGCCTTTATCTATTTTAGAGCACTCTGTTTATCTGATTATGCAGTTAATTTTGGTGTTGCACACTGGTACTGCTATATCGCTGTCCCAGAATATTGGAGGAACTTAATTAAGAGCCCTCTTTGCTTGTGTATCATTGAACATGGTAAGTATCCCTGTCATGTATTTTCTTCTTCAAGACAAATTTCATCCTTTGTATGCTACTGTCGTTCATGCGTGCCTATGCAACAGTTATGAGCGTGATTTATACAATGTTTAGTTGCATCACTGTATGATTCACTGTACCAGCGTATCACTTATAAGCTTGATCCTTCATATCCACTGTATTAGGGGACGTGACTAGAGCTCCGATGTCCAATCGGATTTCTGACGTTGGACACAACGCCAGTCCATAGATCAGCGTAAGGCGGTCCATCTCGTTCTTTGAATttccctttttaaaaaaaatagaaatatattCTTTGATATTAATAGAGTGACAAAGTTTGCTATGTGACACTAGCATTTGCTGAAAGATAATGAAAAATGTGGCTTTGTTACATATGAGTGACGCTCTTATTATGTCCATGTACATTATAAATTAGACACTCCAGGCAGTAGGCACCAGAATATGATAGACTACAACAAGGTGACGAAAAAAACAGCATGAGATGTCCTTTTTAGCTCCCTCTACCTCTGTCTCCCATCTTCttttgggtttttctttttgattTCATGTCATTCTCCCGGATGATGTATTCTCAAATATCACTCTCTCGGAAAACTCTGATTTTTCACCATTGAAGATTGGGTATTTCTTAT
The window above is part of the Oryza sativa Japonica Group chromosome 7, ASM3414082v1 genome. Proteins encoded here:
- the LOC4342360 gene encoding uncharacterized protein; this translates as MAMALRSLAGKLRPPVAATLRRAPASSSFHPEEKLSSMTSSKTKTPVDDNCFELLGDKYFEERSRIFAQLVKEDARRTEEQIAAYKKLKRAMVASSLGAAIGIFALLIRYNE